The genomic region GTAACATTTTAGCCATCTGAAGTGAAATTCAGGTAATCAGTTATCGGTCATCAGGTTATCGGTAAAGGGAAAAGATCAATTGGTTGTTACCGATTACCTGATTACCGATTACCTTGCACTTCATTTGTGTAAATAGTTACAATAAATTTTAATCTTCTTCTCTGCGTCTCTGCGGTGAACGGTTACGAATCCCCAAACCCCGATTTTCAGAAGAACGCTCATGAACCGTGGGTTCACAACAGAAGAATGAAAATAGGAAAAAACAGGTGGAGGAAGGATTTTCTCTCTACTTTCTACTCTCTACTTCCTATTTTCAGGAGAAGTTAAATGATAATTAATAAGTTATTGAAGATATTCTTTTTTACCGGGCTATTTGTCTTTTTGTTTTCCAGTATCTCGCTTGCCTTAACTACGATTGAATTGAAAGAAAATGTTTGCCTGACAGGTAAGGAGATATTTCTAAAGGACATTGCTAACTTAAGCAATACATCTGTAGATAACATCTATATTGGTCAGGCACCTTTGCCTGATAGAAAAAGGTATATTACTCAGGAGTATGTTAAGTTAAAAATTTTGCAAGCAAAGATTAAAGAGGAAGATTTTAATCTTATTGGAGCGACAAAGATAGAAATAACAAGTTCTTCTCAAAAATTGGATGTTGAAAAGATAACAAAAATAGCTCAAGAGTATATCCTGACTAATCTTAATACGACTGCTCGAATAGAAATAGAATCATTCCAGATTCCAAAAGGTGTTATTTTACCTGCTGGAAATGTAGAATATGAGATTGAAAATACCCCAATCTTAAAGAATCAGGTATATCTCCCGGTGACCATCAAGGTAAATGGGACAAAATATAAAACGATTAGATTGGGATTCAAAATTCATCGCTTTGCAAATGTTGTAATAGCGGCTAAACCATTGTTACAACATCATATTTTAACGCCAGTGGACATAGAAATCCAGGAAAGAGAGATAACGAATATTAATCCTGCGGCGATAGAAGATGTCATTGGAAAAAGATTGAAAAGTCCGCTGACACAAGGGAAAATATTAACTTATAATTTAATCGAAACTCCTCCTTTAATTAAACGAGGAGATGCGGTTATGATAAAAAAAGAGATTGGAGCACTTATCGTCCAGGCAAAAGGAATAGCCAGAGAAGATGGAAGATTAGGAGATGAAATTCAAGTAAAAAATGTGGATTCGGATAAGACAATTAACAGTATCGTTGAGGATAGTAGAACAGTTGTGGCGAAGTAGTGCTAAGTAATTACCATTCACCAGTTACCAATTACCAAAAATAAGGAGGTTTAATTCAATGAAAATAAAAGATAAACTTTATGTTATTCTTATTCTCTTTATTGGTGTTTTTTCCTGGATTAGGGCTTATGAAACTGAGGCAGAATCACTCTGGGCAAAAAGCAGCCAGGAAAGTTTATATGTTGACCATAAGGCGAAAAAAATAGGAGATATAATCACAGTTCTTGTCGTTGAGTCATCTTCAGCGATGCAGAAGAGCTCAACTAAAAAATCTAAAGATGCCGAACTTTCTGGCGGCCCAACAACTGTGGAAAAGGGTAAAAAGAATCTGTTATCTTTTATACCTTACTTTGGCGCCAAAGGAAAAAGTAAATATAAAGGCGATGCCGATACAAGTCGCTCTGGCATTTTAAAGGCAAATCTGACGGCTCAAGTTATAAATGTTTTACCTAATGGAAATTTAGCCATAGAGGGAAGTAAGAAATTACTTATTAATAACGAAGAACAAATATTAACCGTGTCGGGAGTAATTAGACCAGAAGATATTGAGGCAGATAATTCTATTCTCTCAACCTATATTTTAGATGCCTCAATTAAATATAAAGGTGGAACCAGCCTGTCAGATAAGGAAAAACCAGGACTTATCACCCGGGTATTGACGAAAATAGTTAATGTTTTATTTTAAGTAATCGTGAGGTGAACGGTTACACAATTTCTAATTTCAGCGTTTTAAATGGTATTTACCAAAGTAACTATTCACCATGTAGGAAAGTAGGAGAGTAGGGAAGTAGGAAAGGGAAAAAATTGGTGCAACAGATGTGCAGAGCGGCTGTTTCTATCCCAGCAAATATTGCAGAAGGTTTTAAGAAACTTAATTATCTGCCAGATTTTCAATCCATTTGGGATATATCTGAAGAAGTGAGTAGGATGCTTATAGGTTTAATCAAATCAATTAAGAGTATAATAGGATGAAGTATTTTCCCCTCTTCCTACTTTCCTACTCCCTACTTGATTGGTATGCTGAATAGTTACTTACCAAATAAGGAGGATGGCAAGCGTGTTTGTCTTACGAAGACTTATCATTTTTATATTTATCTTTATAAGTGTCGTAGTTTATGCCCAGGAAACGGTTGTCCGGGTAAAAGATTTATGCCGAATAGAAGGGGTAAGACCTAACCAATTAATGGGATATGGACTGGTTATAGGATTAAACGGGACCGGGGATGATAAAGGAACTTTTTTTACCGCTCAATCCATTGTGAATATGCTGACTCGATTAGGGATTTCGGTGGCTAAAGAGAA from bacterium harbors:
- the flgA gene encoding flagellar basal body P-ring formation chaperone FlgA, coding for MIINKLLKIFFFTGLFVFLFSSISLALTTIELKENVCLTGKEIFLKDIANLSNTSVDNIYIGQAPLPDRKRYITQEYVKLKILQAKIKEEDFNLIGATKIEITSSSQKLDVEKITKIAQEYILTNLNTTARIEIESFQIPKGVILPAGNVEYEIENTPILKNQVYLPVTIKVNGTKYKTIRLGFKIHRFANVVIAAKPLLQHHILTPVDIEIQEREITNINPAAIEDVIGKRLKSPLTQGKILTYNLIETPPLIKRGDAVMIKKEIGALIVQAKGIAREDGRLGDEIQVKNVDSDKTINSIVEDSRTVVAK
- a CDS encoding flagellar basal body L-ring protein FlgH — translated: MKIKDKLYVILILFIGVFSWIRAYETEAESLWAKSSQESLYVDHKAKKIGDIITVLVVESSSAMQKSSTKKSKDAELSGGPTTVEKGKKNLLSFIPYFGAKGKSKYKGDADTSRSGILKANLTAQVINVLPNGNLAIEGSKKLLINNEEQILTVSGVIRPEDIEADNSILSTYILDASIKYKGGTSLSDKEKPGLITRVLTKIVNVLF
- a CDS encoding four helix bundle protein; translation: MVQQMCRAAVSIPANIAEGFKKLNYLPDFQSIWDISEEVSRMLIGLIKSIKSIIG